The following are encoded together in the Peromyscus maniculatus bairdii isolate BWxNUB_F1_BW_parent chromosome 22, HU_Pman_BW_mat_3.1, whole genome shotgun sequence genome:
- the Mbd3 gene encoding methyl-CpG-binding domain protein 3 isoform X3: protein MERKSPSGKKFRSKPQLARYLGGSMDLSTFDFRTGKMLMNKMNKSRQRVRYDSSNQVKGKPDLNTALPVRQTASIFKQPVTKITNHPSNKVKSDPQKAVDQPRQLFWEKKLSGLSAFDIAEELVRTMDLPKGLQGVGPGCTDETLLSAIASALHTSTLPITGQLSAAVEKNPGVWLNTAQPLCKAFMVTDDDIRKQEELVQQVRKRLEEALMADMLAHVEELARDGEAPLDKACAEDEEDEDEEDDEPEPERV, encoded by the exons CCCCAGCGGGAAGAAGTTCCGCAGCAAGCCACAGCTGGCGCGCTACCTGGGCGGCTCCATGGACCTCAGCACCTTCGACTTCCGCACGGGGAAGATGCTGATGAACAAGATGAATAAGAGCCGCCAGCGCGTGCGCTACGACTCCTCCAACCAGGTCAAG GGCAAGCCTGACCTGAACACGGCGCTGCCCGTGCGGCAGACCGCATCCATCTTCAAGCAGCCGGTGACCAAGATCACCAACCACCCCAGCAACAAGGTCAAGAGCGACCCGCAGAAGGCGGTGGACCAGCCGAGGCAG CTGTTCTGGGAGAAGAAGCTGAGCGGCCTGAGTGCCTTCGACATCGCTGAGGAGCTGGTCAGAACCATGGACCTGCCCAAGGGCCTGCAGG GGGTGGGCCCAGGCTGCACGGATGAGACGCTGCTGTCGGCCATCGCCAGCGCGCTGCACACCAGCACCCTGCCCATCACGGGCCAGCTCTCGGCAGCCGTGGAAAAGAACCCTGGCGTGTGGCTGAACACCGCGCAGCCCCTGTGCAAAGCCTTCATGGTGACTGACGACGACATCAG gaagcaggaggagctgGTGCAGCAGGTGCGCAAGCGCCTGGAGGAGGCGCTCATGGCCGACATGCTGGCCCACGTGGAGGAGCTGGCCCGGGATGGGGAGGCGCCCCTGGACAAGGCCTGTGCTGAGGACGAGGAGGACGAGGATGAGGAAGACGACGAGCCTGAGCCCGAGCGGGTCTAG
- the Mbd3 gene encoding methyl-CpG-binding domain protein 3 isoform X2, producing the protein MERKSPSGKKFRSKPQLARYLGGSMDLSTFDFRTGKMLMNKMNKSRQRVRYDSSNQVKALSKRLPGPSNPPWIPVGAARCRVFFPQGKPDLNTALPVRQTASIFKQPVTKITNHPSNKVKSDPQKAVDQPRQLFWEKKLSGLSAFDIAEELVRTMDLPKGLQGVGPGCTDETLLSAIASALHTSTLPITGQLSAAVEKNPGVWLNTAQPLCKAFMVTDDDIRKQEELVQQVRKRLEEALMADMLAHVEELARDGEAPLDKACAEDEEDEDEEDDEPEPERV; encoded by the exons CCCCAGCGGGAAGAAGTTCCGCAGCAAGCCACAGCTGGCGCGCTACCTGGGCGGCTCCATGGACCTCAGCACCTTCGACTTCCGCACGGGGAAGATGCTGATGAACAAGATGAATAAGAGCCGCCAGCGCGTGCGCTACGACTCCTCCAACCAGGTCAAG GCTCTGTCCAAACGCCTCCCTGGCCCCTCCAACCCTCCGTGGATCCCGGTCGGAGCGGCCCGCTGCAGAGTCTTCTTCCCCCAGGGCAAGCCTGACCTGAACACGGCGCTGCCCGTGCGGCAGACCGCATCCATCTTCAAGCAGCCGGTGACCAAGATCACCAACCACCCCAGCAACAAGGTCAAGAGCGACCCGCAGAAGGCGGTGGACCAGCCGAGGCAG CTGTTCTGGGAGAAGAAGCTGAGCGGCCTGAGTGCCTTCGACATCGCTGAGGAGCTGGTCAGAACCATGGACCTGCCCAAGGGCCTGCAGG GGGTGGGCCCAGGCTGCACGGATGAGACGCTGCTGTCGGCCATCGCCAGCGCGCTGCACACCAGCACCCTGCCCATCACGGGCCAGCTCTCGGCAGCCGTGGAAAAGAACCCTGGCGTGTGGCTGAACACCGCGCAGCCCCTGTGCAAAGCCTTCATGGTGACTGACGACGACATCAG gaagcaggaggagctgGTGCAGCAGGTGCGCAAGCGCCTGGAGGAGGCGCTCATGGCCGACATGCTGGCCCACGTGGAGGAGCTGGCCCGGGATGGGGAGGCGCCCCTGGACAAGGCCTGTGCTGAGGACGAGGAGGACGAGGATGAGGAAGACGACGAGCCTGAGCCCGAGCGGGTCTAG
- the Mex3d gene encoding RNA-binding protein MEX3D, producing MPGSSGQPDAGGAGTGTTAGDPGHPHPVLAGAEDAAPRPPPEPDDAAAALRLALDQLSALGLGGARPGDEEGTATRGADGAAERGEDGPAPPDELETAAAPPVPGAPSMGVGPSMTGAPSMALAPSVMTGAPSMALAPSVTGAPSMALAPSVTSAPSMAVGPSVTCAPCMAVAPSVTVAPSMALTPSVTVAPPVTVGHSVTLAPAMAVASSVAPGGLPLLDPDVSPRPSPPDVFASFAPHPAALGPSTLLAEQLNVIGSRKKSVNMTECVPVPSSEHVAEIVGRQGCKIKALRAKTNTYIKTPVRGEEPVFIVTGRKEDVEMAKREILSAAEHFSLIRATRSKAGGLSGATPGPPNLPGQTTIQVRVPYRVVGLVVGPKGATIKRIQQRTHTYIVTPGRDKEPVFAVTGMPENVDRAREEIEAHITLRTGAFTDAGPDSDFHANGTDVCLDLLGAAASLWAKAPHPGRRPPAAASGLRGDSALGAASTPEPFYVGGRGGPPLPDPSPSSPYGGSGNGGFTFGGDGPGAPAGTAASDDCDFGFDFLALDLTVPATATIWAPFERAAPLPAFSACPAAAAAAAVNGAPSQPGTGARRSSGGGGGAGGGAATTPRHSPTLPEPGGLGLELPLARRGVPDPVGAVPWRPPQSALPPFSGGGGGGAPFSSGPSLPSPAQAASTLDAAAAVASEGSHKPSTTAAAAAANSSAPAAAPGPPAAALARECVVCAEGEAMAALVPCGHNLFCMDCAVRICGKSEPECPACRTPATQAIRVEAVSLRPSGSGASVLDK from the exons ATGCCGGGCTCCAGCGGGCAGCCCGACGCGGGCGGCGCGGGAACCGGGACCACCGCCGGCGACCCCGGGCATCCGCACCCTGTCCTCGCGGGAGCCGAGGATGCCGCGCCCCGGCCGCCACCCGAGCCCGACGACGCGGCCGCTGCGCTGCGCCTGGCGCTGGACCAGCTGTCCGCGCTCGGGCTGGGGGGCGCGCGCCCCGGAGATGAGGAGGGGACGGCGACGCGCGGCGCGGACGGGGCGGCGGAGCGCGGGGAGGACGGGCCCGCGCCCCCCGACGAGCTCGAGACGGCCGCGGCGCCCCCGGTGCCTGGCGCGCCCTCGATGGGCGTGGGACCCTCGATGACCGGCGCCCCCTCGATGGCCCTGGCACCCTCGGTGATGACCGGCGCACCCTCGATGGCCCTGGCACCCTCGGTGACCGGTGCACCCTCGATGGCCCTGGCACCGTCGGTGACCAGTGCACCCTCGATGGCCGTGGGACCCTCGGTGACCTGTGCACCCTGCATGGCCGTGGCACCCTCGGTGACCGTGGCACCTTCGATGGCCCTGACACCCTCGGTGACCGTGGCACCCCCAGTGACTGTGGGACACTCGGTGACCCTGGCCCCCGCGATGGCCGTGGCTTCCTCGGTAGCCCCCGGCGGgctgcctcttctggaccccGACGTGAGCCCCCGGCCGTCTCCCCCAGACGTGTTCGCCAGCTTCGCCCCGCACCCGGCCGCCCTGGGTCCCTCGACGCTGCTGGCCGAGCAGCTGAACGTGATCGGCAGTCGCAAGAAGAGCGTGAACATGACCGAGTGTGTGCCGGTGCCCAGCTCGGAGCATGTCGCGGAGATCGTGGGTCGTCAGG GGTGCAAGATCAAGGCTTTGCGCGCCAAGACCAATACCTACATCAAGACGCCGGTGCGCGGCGAGGAGCCGGTCTTCATCGTGACGGGGCGCAAGGAGGACGTGGAGATGGCCAAGCGCGAGATCCTGTCGGCCGCCGAGCACTTCTCGCTCATCCGCGCCACGCGCAGCAAGGCGGGTGGGCTGTCGGGGGCCACCCCGGGCCCCCCGAACCTGCCCGGCCAGACCACCATCCAGGTGCGCGTGCCCTACCGCGTGGTGGGGCTGGTGGTGGGGCCCAAGGGCGCCACCATCAAACGGATCCAGCAAAGGACGCACACGTACATCGTGACCCCGGGTCGCGACAAGGAGCCGGTGTTCGCGGTGACCGGGATGCCCGAGAACGTGGACCGCGCGCGCGAGGAGATCGAGGCGCACATCACGCTGCGCACCGGGGCCTTCACCGACGCGGGGCCCGACAGTGACTTCCACGCCAACGGCACCGACGTGTGCCTGGACCTGCTGGGGGCCGCGGCCAGCCTCTGGGCCAAGGCCCCCCACCCGGGACGGAGGCCCCCCGCCGCCGCCAGCGGCCTGCGTGGGGACAGCGCCCTGGGCGCCGCCAGCACCCCGGAGCCCTTCTACGTGGGCGGCCGCGGAGGGCCGCCCCTGCCGGACCCGAGTCCCAGCAGCCCCTACGGGGGCTCGGGCAACGGGGGCTTCACCTTCGGCGGGGACGGGCCCGGCGCGCCCGCGGGGACGGCCGCCTCCGACGACTGTGACTTTGGTTTTGACTTCCTGGCGCTGGACCTGACCGTGCCCGCCACGGCCACCATCTGGGCGCCGTTCGAGCGCGCCGCGCCCCTGCCGGCCTTCAGCGCctgccccgccgccgccgccgccgccgcggtgAACGGGGCGCCCTCGCAGCCCGGCACCGGCGCGCGgcgcagcagcggcggcggcggcggggcagGCGGCGGGGCCGCCACCACCCCGCGCCACTCGCCCACGCTGCCCGAGCCCGGGGGACTCGGCCTGGAGCTGCCGCTCGCGCGCCGGGGCGTCCCGGACCCCGTGGGTGCTGTGCCTTGGCGACCCCCGCAGAGCGCGCTGCCGCCCTtctccggcggcggcggcggcggcgcccccTTCTCCAGCGGCCCCTCTCTGCCCAGCCCCGCCCAGGCGGCCTCCACCCtggacgccgccgccgccgtcgcctcTGAGGGCAGCCACAAGCCATCCACCACCGCGGCGGCTGCAGCGGCGAACTCCTCGGCGCCCGCCGCGGCCCCGGGGCCCCCCGCCGCAGCCTTGGCTCGCGAGTGCGTGGTGTGCGCGGAGGGCGAGGCCATGGCCGCCCTGGTCCCCTGCGGCCACAACCTCTTCTGCATGGACTGCGCCGTCCGCATCTGCGGGAAGAGCGAGCCCGAGTGCCCCGCCTGCCGCACGCCGGCCACCCAAGCCATTC GCGTCGAGGCCGTCAGCTTGCGGCCCAGCGGCAGCGGCGCCTCGGTCCTTGACAAGTGA